The region AGTTAGCTACTGCAGTCGTTTCATTAGGTTCTATTGGTAAAAAATACCTCGAAACTAAGAACGCTCTTTATATTATACCATAGTAAAAGTGTTGATGCAAGACAATTAACTACGTCTTAAACACCTTATTTAAATTCTCTAATAAAAATTGATTATTGTCTGTATTCCGCAATTGTTTGATCATGGAGCGCATTATTTCACTCCTATCAGAACTAGCAACTCCTTGTCTAAACTTCCATATTGTTTTTAGCTCTTTTTCAGATAAAAGAAGTTCTTCTCTTCTTGTACCCGATTTTTGAATATCAATTGCTGGATAAATCCTTCTTTCTGCTAACTGCCTATCAAGATGAATTTCCATATTTCCTGTGCCTTTAAACTCTTCATATATTACATCATCCATTCTACTACCAGTATCAACAAGAGAAGTAGCTAATATAGTTAGACTGCCACCTTCCTCAATATTACGTGCAGCTCCGAAAAACTTTTTAGGAAAATGCATAGCAGTAGGATCTAAACCACCAGAAAGAGTTCTACCACTAGGAGGAATAGTAACATTGGATGCTCTAGCCAAGCGAGTAATACTATCCAGCAATATAACTACATCATGCTTATGCTCCACTAATCTTTTTGCTTTTCTTAAAACAAGTTCAGCAACCTGTATGTGATTCTCAGGTGGTTCATCAAAAGTAGAACTTATGACTTCTGCATCAACTGAGCGCCTCATATCTGTAACTTCTTCAGGTCTCTCATCGATTAATAATATCATTAGCTTTAGCTGAGGATCATTTTTTCTTATGCTATTAGCAATTTTTTGTAGTAGAACAGTTTTTCCAGCTTTAGGTGGTGATACTATTAACCCCCTTTGTCCTTTACCAAGAGGAGCTACTAAATCAATTAAACGAGTAGCTATTTCATTTGAGTTGTTTTCTAGAGTCAATCTTTGATTTGGGTATAAAGGAGTTAAATCTTCAAAGTACGAACGTTTTTTTGCGATTTCTGGATTCTGATAATTAACAGCCTCAATCCTAAGCAAAGCATAATATTTTTCTGAATCTTTAGGTTCTCTCACCTGCCCAGAAACTACATCTCCTGAACGGAGGTCAAATCTTCTAATTTGAGAAGCCGATATATAAATATCATCTGCAGAAGGAACATATTTGGACGGTCTCAAAAATCCATATCCTTCACTATTAACAATATCCAAAACACCTTCAGCAAAAATATTCCCTCCTTTTTCTGTCTCTTTTTTCAAGAGTGCAAAAATCAAATCTTTTTTACGCATTTGAGCATATCCACTTATTTTGAAATCTTTGGCTATTTCATGTAATTCACTTATTGTTTTCTTTTCTAACTCACTAATATTCATTAAAGCACCTACCTCACTAAACAAATAACACAAGCTTATTTGTTTATAATTTTTTAATAAGAAAACATAGAAGCAATAGTAAGAAATAAAAAAATAAAAAAGTTTTGTATTCTTGGGAGTACCCCAGGGTACTACGCTTCCGATACCTGCATTTTAAGTATTATCAAATTATCTGTATAAATAATTTCACAGAGCTCAATCTTATCATGCTTCCTTATAATTAATTATGAAAGTTAAGTTAATTATGAAAGAAGCTTATATGAAATTTCTTAGTTGAAAACATAATTAATTAGATATAGTATTAGAAGACAAAAATACCTATCGTCTGTTTCATCACTCATATAATCTTGTATAATGTATAATAAATAGAATTAAATAAGTATAATACTATAATTACTATAGTTTTAATAGAATTATTTTATCTGGATATAATTAATGAACTTTATAAGAAAATATTATTTGGCAGGATAAAACTGAGGGTTCCGTTTGAGAAATGGGTATCCTGTTAGTAAAAACAGGATACCCATAATTTAACTTATAGTAAGACAAAAATACGATTACGCCTTATCATTACTACCTAAGAATTTAATTTTTTCAATAACTTTAGCTTTAATTGCATCTCTACCAGGGCCACAGAATTTTCTTGGATCATAAACACCAGGATCATTATCTAAGATTTCTTTTACCTTAGCATGATATGCCTGTTGAAAATCTGTATTTACATTAACTTTATTTACACCTAAAGAAACAGCTTTTTTAACATCTTCTTCCGGGACACCTGAAGCTCCATGTAAAACTACTGGTATTTTAATTTTCTCTTTAATTGTTTGTAGTCTTTCAAAATCAAGTTCAGGATCACCAGCGTAAACTCCATGAGCAGTACCTATAGCAACTGCTAAAGCATCAACACCAGTTCTTTCTACAAACTCTTCCGCTTCTGCAGGATCTGTAAAAGTAGCATCTTTTGCATCAACAGAAACATCATCTTCTACACCGCCAAGTTTCCCTAACTCAGCTTCTACACTAACACCTACTGCATGAGCAGCTTCTACTACTTTTTTGGTTAAAGCAATATTTTCTTCAAATGGATGGTGAGAGCCATCAATCATAACTGAAGAAAAACCACTTCTAATACATTGCATTATTGAATCAAAAGTACTACCATGGTCAACATGTAGTGCAACTGGTACACTTGTGTTTTTAGTAGCAGCCTCCACCATAGCAATTACATAATCCATACCAATATATCTAAGGGCACCTTCACTAGTTTGTAAAATTAATGGTGATTTCATTTCTTCAGCAGCCCATATAATACCTTGTAAAAACTCCATATTATTGATATTAAAGCCACCAACTGCATAGCCTTCAGAATTAGCCTTGTTTAGTATTTCTGACATTGGAACTAAGTTCATCTTATGTATTCCTCCTTATAGAATTATAGTTTAAAAATTTTTTGACTTACTGGTAGAAAAGTATAATATTATTTCATCCAGTTTTTTAATATTATCCAAATCTGACTTTTTAGAAGCCGGAATTGACCTTATCGTATTACAAGTATTACAACTAAGCTCAAGTTTATCAGAAAAGAGATCTATATCGATATGATAGCTCCCACATTCACAATAAAGTCCATTTAAGGCAGCAATATCATGAAGATAGTCTAAAATCCCTAACATTACTTCTGGATCTACAAATTCATCAAAACCCAAATCGTTAGCCATTGAATTTAATTCCTGTTGTTGTCTTTTCAATTCCTGATTTACTAAAGAATATGAGCCAAAATAAGCAAGATTCAGATCAGTATCGAGGCAAAATAGTGAATTTAATTTATTTTTCGACCAAAATACTTTCTGTGGAAAAACTACACTATGCATGCTATCACAAATTATGCAATAATAATCTATAGCAACATAAGCACTCCCCTTTCTGGCAATCGTAGCCTTATGGGCACCGCATTCACACAGAACAGTAACTTTCTGATCACCTGACATTTGGAAAATATTTAACTGATTCACATTATCCAAGCGCCCACAAGTCGGACAGCGCATGGCAAAAGCAATAGACAATTCTAGTACCATGGTCTTCTACCTGAAACTACTCAGGTATTCACCTCCTCACCCTAACTATTCTCCATAAGCAGGAAAAATCCTTTTTTTTAAATAAAATTTTTATCTTTAATATTCTATTACATTAAGGATCTTCTCCTTAGCTGTTATCAAAACTATATAATCGCCTTCTTTTAACGATCTAATCTGATCATCTTGACCTTTATTCCACTTAAAATTATTTACTTTTTCTTCAAAACCTATTCTTTCTTTATACACAGATAGTTTTATATATTTATCACTATGAGAAATATCTTCAATAATACCTTGTATAACCTGATAATATGCATTTATATTGATGACCACACCAGAATTAAGAATATCTAACTCTGCCCATTGATAAAAATTTGTAGATATTGGTTTTAAAGCAGCTAAAGCTGTAGAAATATCATTTCTACTTATAGAGCAATCCTCAGCTAATAATAAAATATCTTTATTATCAAGAGTTATACTGTTATTTTCAAGATCTACCCCAGTAATCAAACCACTTATAAGTCTATTATCCTCCTCAGCGAAAATTGGTACAGCGGAAATTATAATTATAAGTATAATAAGTAAAATATTTTTAAACATAAAAAATCCCCCCTCAGATATATTAGCATTATTACCTGAAAAAAGGGATTTTATACTTTGAAAATGGTATATTCAGTTAATAAAAAAAACGGCTTTAAGAAAAATATTCTACCAATTCTTCTAAACTACCTTGCCAATCAACATTTATTTCATCTTCCTTACGGTCAATCAAGTAATCATTGACTAGAAAAGTTTTCATTCCTAATTCTGCAGTGGCAATCATATCTTCCTGTACATCATTACCAATCATTATACAATTGCTAGGTTCTGCCTGTATTTTCTTAGTTATTTCAAGATAATATTCTGGATTAGGCTTACAATAATGCATATTCTCATATGTTGTTATTAATGAGAAGTCTTTTATATCTAATTTTGCCCAGCGCAATCTTTCTTCAATAGCTATCAAAGGAAACAAGGGATTGGTTGCTAGTACTAAATTATAGCCTTTTTCTTTTAAGGTAGCTATTAATCGAACTGGTAAATCATCTACAAGAATCCCAGATTGTAAAGTAGGAAATTTATTTAGATAAAATTTTTCAAACCTATCCATTATAATATCCTTGTCATCATGTTCAAGTAATTGAAAAAAAGCTTCCTTAAAAACATCCATATTAAAATTTTTACCATTATTCGCTATCATTTTATGTGTGGCCTTCATTAATGAATCAATAAAAAAATCTGGCTCCCAGAGATCTGAAAACTCTTTACCCAATAAATAAAAGTATCCTTTAAGGAATTCATCAATATCAATCGGCAATAAAGTACCATCAAGATCAAGCAAAACATTCTTTCTCTCCAATTTATATACACCAAGCCTTTCTTCAATCTTAAAAACAGATTTAAAGCAGACACTTCTCCTTTGCAGCTTTAACAAAACCTACAAACAAAGGATGTGGTCTATTAGGTCGCGACTTAAATTCAGGATGGAATTGTACTGCTACAAACCAAGGGTGATCAGGAATTTCGACTATTTCTACTAATTTTTCATCTGGAGATAGCCCTGAAAAAACCATGCCAGCTTTTTTGTACTCTTCACGGTATTCATTGTTAAACTCATAACGGTGACGATGACGTTCATAGATAACTTCTTCCTGATATGCTCTACCACTAAGTGTATCTTTTTTCATTTTACATGGATATAAACCTAAGCGCATAGTACCGCCCATATCTTCAACATCTTTTTGTTCCGGCATCAAATCAATTACTGGGTTTTCACTATTTTCATCAAACTCAGCACTATGAGCACCTTTATAATTAAGTACATTTCTTGCAAACTCTATAACTGCAGACTGCATACCTAAGCAAATTCCAAAATAAGGTATTTTATTTATGCGTGCATATTCTATAGATCGAATTTTACCCTCAATTCCTCGATCACCAAATCCACCTGGTACCAAAATTCCATCAACGTCATCAAAGTATTGACTAAGGTCAATATTCCCTTCTAAATCTTCAGCATATATGAATTTAATATCTATATTGACATCATTTGTCACTCCAGCATGTTTTAAAGACTCATTTATACTAATATAAGCATCAGGTAATTCTACATATTTACCAACAATAGCAATTCTTATTTCCTGACTCAAACTTTTCATTTTACTAACCATCTTTTTCCATTCGACCAGGTCTGGCTTATGGACTTTATCTCCCAAATCTAATTTTTCAATTACGATATTTGCTAGTCCTTCTTTTTCTAAACTTAAAGGTACTTCATAAATATGATCAACATCTATAGCATGTATAACAGCTCTTTTATCTATATCACCAAATAATGCAATTTTACTCCTTACATCTTCTCCGATTTCACGATCTGATCTACATACAACTGCATCAGGCTGAATCCCTATACTTCTCAACTCCTTAATACTATGTTGAGTAGGTTTTGTCTTCAACTCAGCAGCAGTAGCTATATACGGAACTAAAGTACAGTGCAAGTAGAAAATATTGCCTTTACCCATATCACTTTTCAACTGTCTTATTGCTTCAATAACCGGCAAGCTCTCAATATCTCCAACAGTTCCACCGATTTCTGTTATCACAACATCAGCATCTGTTTCCCGACCAACTCGTGTTATGCGATCTTTTATCTCATCTGTAATATGAGGTATGACCTGTACTGTAGCGCCTAGGTAATCACCTTTTCTTTCTTTACGAATTACAGATCCATATATTTTACCCGTTGTCACATTATTGTTTTGACTTAAATTAACATCAATAAAACGCTCATAATGACCTAAATCTAAATCAGTTTCAGCGCCATCATCTGTCACAAAGACCTCACCATGTTGGTAAGGACTCATTGTTCCAGGATCTACGTTGATATATGGATCAAACTTTTGAATACTTACTTTCAAACCTCGACTTTTTAACAATCTACCTAGAGAAGCTGCTGTTATTCCTTTACCTAGAGCAGATACAACTCCACCGGTAACAAAAATATATTTCGTCACTATATTTCCTCCTCTTAATAATTTATAATACTTTTTCTAAAAAACTTATATCAAAAGTTTAGAACTTAAAACTTATTTTAATGTTTTAACTATTAACTATGTTACACTCTAATTTGTTCACGGAAACTTAAAAGTCATTTTCTTTTTAAAATTTCCCATGATATATCTAAATTATTCTTACTAAGATATTTCTTGTTTAAGTAAATTTGGTAAACAATCTTGATACTGCCATTCTTATCGCCAAGACTAATACTTAAATAATCAGTATATATATCCATATCAAAAACGCCATAACTTGCATAATATTTACTGGAAAAACTCTCTTTTTCGATAAACTGCTGCCTCAACTGAGGCTTGTCTCTATAAATAGATACCTCTTGCATTAATGGATCAACCTTAATTCGGCTATTAGCTTCTGCTAATTCCTTGTTCTTATACAAAAGATATAACTTTTCCCTTTTCTTATATAATATCCCTTCAGTATTATATTCAATCAATTCGTTATCATCAGCAGAATACTCCTGCCTGCTTTTTATAAATAAAGTAACTTTATTCTTCATAAAACCTCCAAAAAGAGCATGTATTCAGAAAACTAGCGCTTTTTAACAAAAAAAATCTAAACATTACAAAAGCCACAGTTAGTATTATGCCTACTGTGGCACCTTTTCATAATATTATATATTATCATAAGAATTTTGACAAGGAAAATAAATAGATATTTTTTTCTTTTTAAAAATAGAGAGACAAGATTACAAACTTTCACCAAAACTTACAGCATCATTGCGATTTTTGATTGTTCTGAAGTCATTAACAAAGCAACCTAATTTCTCCAATTCTCCCATCAACGCCTTCAAAGACTTATTAGTAGCAATACCACTTGGGGTAACAAAGGCAATAGCATTTTTACCTGCAGTTCTTTTACACTGCTTTAAAAAAGAGGAAATATCCGCAGCTATAGTTCCTTTGATAAACCCTTTGCTAGGACTTCCTACTATGACAAAATCATATGGAAAAAAGCTATGAACCTTTCCCTTTTCATTAGTACTAATTGTATCTACCTGATATCCGTTATTTTCTAATCCTTCTTCTATCCCCTTGGATATTTCCTCAAGATTACCTTCAGTTGAATGTATTATTAATACTTTTTTCATAAAAACCCACCCCCACACACCGTTCGATTATAATTTTTTACAATTATATCATACTTAATATAAATAATAAAGAAAGATTTTAGCTTTTATAAGCATAATAAAAAGCAGAAGGGATTATCCTCCTGCTTAAATACTTTCATATCCTTTTATATCCTTCTTATAGAATGCTAAAAAAACAACTATGCTAAACCTAATTGACTAAGCAATTGTTCCTTAGGCATATAGCCAGTAATTTGTTTCTTAACCTCACCGTTTTCAAACAAAATAATTGTAGGAATGCTCATAACTCCATAATCTGAGGCAGTTGCTTGATTATCATCAACATTTAACTTACATACTTTAACATCCTCTTTTTCATTAGCTATTTCTTCAAGAACTGGTCCCACCATTCTACATGGTCCACACCATTCTGCCCAGAAATCAACCATTACAGGTTTATCAGAATTCAAAACCTCTTGCTCAAAATTAGCATCACTAACACTAAGTGCATTTGCCATAAATATCACTCGCTTTCTATAATTGTATTTTTGCGATAAGTTAAATAAAATCGCTAAGTACCTTTAAATATAGTATAAATTAACATCATTCTTTAATATGTTAAATACTTAACAACTTTAAATAAAGTGTATAATTTATTTTTCTAAAAACACATGGTATGCTAGATAAGTATTATAAACATCCACTTTACTTACTACTTCATAGGGAGCATGCATAGACATAACTGCAGGTCCACAGTCTAATACATCCATGTTATAATTAGCTAAAAACTGCGCTATAGTTCCCCCGCCACCTTTATCAACTTTACCTAATTCACCGATCTGCCAAATCACACCTGCATTATTAAACAATGATCTTACCTCTGCTACAAACTCAGCGCAAGCTTCAGAAGATCCTGATTTTCCTCGAGCACCTGTATACTTAGTAATAACAACACCTTTTCCTAAATAAGCCGAATTACTTTTACTAAAGACATCTGGGTAATTAGAATCAAAAGCAGCATTGACATCTGCAGATAATGCTTTTGAATTTTCAATTGTTTTTCTTACCATTAAATCAGAATATTCTTCATTGCTTAGGTCTATCAATTCAGCAATAGTATTTTCGAAAAATCGAGACTGCATACCAGTACTACCCATACTTCCAACTTCTTCTTTATCAACCAATAAAGCCATGGCTGTATTGGACGGATCTTCTATTTCTAAAATTGCTTTTAGAGCTGTATAACTACATACACGGTCATCATGCCCATATGCAGCCAATAAACCTCTATCAAAGCCCACATCCTTTGCCTTAAAAGCTGGAACTATTTGTAGCTCTGAACTTACTAAGTCCTCAGCATCAATTCCGTATTCCTTATCCAGATAATTAAGAATAGAATTCTTAACTTTCTCTTTAGAATCCTTTTCCTCACCTTCTACAGGAATACTGCCAATTAATAAATTTAACTGTTCACCACTTATTCCTTCACTCATTTTTTTCTGCATCTGATCTTTAGCTAAATGTGGTAGAAGATCACTTATGTAAAATATCGGATCATCTTCCTTATCCCCAATGCTAATTTCCACTTTACTACCATCCTGTTTAACAACAACACCATGAATGGCTAAGGGAATGCTAACCCACTGATATTTTTTTATTCCTCCATAATAATGTGTATCAAAATAAGCTAATTCACTGGCTTCAAATAAAGGATTTGGCTTTAAATCGATTCGTGGAGAATCCATATGAGCCCCTACTATATGTACACCGTCTATTAGATCTTTTTCACCAATTACAACTGCAATTAATCCCTTTTCCCTATTTATTTTATATACCTTATCCCCTTTTTTTAAAGAAGTAAATTCTGAAATATCTTTAAAGCCCTCTGCTTCTAACATTTCTACAGAACTTCTGACACATTGCCTTTCAGTTTTATTGACATCCATAAAATTGGCATATTCTTTGTTAAAAGCAAAAATTTCTTCATGTTCTACATCTTCCATGTTTAGCCAAGCGTTTTTTTCTATAAAAGCCTTTTCCGACATATAACCACTCCCTTTAGTATAATCTACTTATATTTATTTGCAAAATTAAGCTATAATATAATTATATCCCTATTAATAAAATTTATCAATAAAAATATAACTTTCATAATCTCTAGCCATGTTTCACAATTAAAGTTTGTGAAAAACAGAATTTGTTATCCATTTTACAAAAAATGAAAAATCATATGGTAAAATAGAATAAATAAATAATAGTAGGTGATTATTCTATGAATAATGAAATTTCTATATTCCTTGCTTTTACTGCTGGTATTTTATCTTTTTTTTCGCCTTGTATAATACCCTTGCTCCCTTCTTATTTAACAGTCTTAATGGGGGATTATGCCACTACTAAAGAAAAACGGCGATTACTTAGTTCAGCTTTTTTATTTACAGCAGGTTTTTCAATAATATTTATATTATTAGGTTTATCCGCTTCATATCTTGGACAAATATTATTAAGAAACTTACAAACTTTTCAAAAAATCAGTGGGTTAATTATAATAGTTATGGGTGCTCACTTAGCGGGATTTATTAAAATAAAGTTTTTATACAAACATAAAGGATTAGAAGTAAAGAATAGTAAAAGTACTTACATAAGATCCTTCTTAATGGGCTTAGCTCTAGCTTTTGCATGGACGCCTTGTATTGGTCCCATTCTTTCATCCATTCTAATTTATGCTGCCAACCAAAACACGGTTTTAAACGGTGGTTTATTGCTGGCTTTTTATTCATTAGGATTTGCTTTACCATTTTTGATAACTGCATATTTTATGGATTACTTATTACCAAGATTAAAGAGAATCAATCATCGTTTACTTATAATTCAAAAAATAGCAGGTATCTTATTAATGATTTTAGGAATACTCATCTTTACTAACTACTTCCAAGTTTTAGTATTTTATTACTCAAACTTCACATTTGGGTTTATCGCATAAAGCCTGTTTAGCCATAACTTCATCATAGCAACTGCGAAGTTTGTGTTTTATTAAATATAAGAAAGGAGTGATAAAATGAATAAGAAGTATATACTGTTCAGCCTTATTTTCTTAATCATCTTATCCGGGTTTTTCTTTTACCACAGTAACGCAGATGAGAAAGATAACGATTCAGAAACACAAATTAATATTGGAGTTAATCCCGGTGAAATGGCCCCTGATTTTACTCTAGCAAAAATTAACGGTGATTTAGTAAATTTAAGTGACTTTCGTGGACAAAAAGTTTTTTTGAATTTTTGGGCTAGCTGGTGCCCCCCTTGTATAGCAGAGATGCCTGATATTCAAAAACTATATCGCGATAATACAGAAATAACTGTCTTAACAATTAATGTACAAGAAAGCAAACGCCAGGTAAGTAATTTTATGATTGCTAATAATTATAATTTTCCTGTAGTTCTAGATGAAGACGGTAGAACTTCAGCCCGATATTTAGTAAGAGGCATACCAACTACTTTAGCTATAGATAAGAATGGTATTATAATCAATCGAAAAAGCGGAATCCTAAGTTATCAAGAAATGTTAGACTTTATGAAAATAGAGTAAAATCGAAATAAAATACCACCCTAAAATTTTAGGGTGGTATTTTATTTCTCTAATTTATTACTCAGTATTTAACTTAGTAATGTATTTAACTTAATAATTACTTTCTTTTATTTCAAAATACTTTTGAGGATGGATACATGCTGGACATGTTTTAGGAGCTTCTTTCCCTTCATGTACATATCCACAATTGCCACATTTCCATCTAATAACGTCATCTCTTTTAAATACTTTATCTTCCTTAATATTATCTAATAATTTGCGATAACGTTTTTCATGTTCTTCTTCAACCTCTGCAATTTTACGAAAAGTTGCAGCAATATCTTTAAAACCCTCTTCTTCTGCAATATCTGCAAATTCAGGATATAATTCTGTATGCTCTTCATTCTCTCCTTCAGCAGCAGCCTCTAAGTTTTCTTCAGTTGTACCTATAACTCCTGCAGGATAACTTGCTGTAATTTCTACCATTCCGCCTTCTAAAAATTTAAAAAATCTTTTTGCATGTTCCTTTTCATTTCTGGCTGTTTCCAGAAAGATTGCTTCTATCTGCTTATAACCTTCTTTAGCAGCTTTAGAAGCAAAATATCTGTATCTCATATCAGCCTGTGATTCGCCCGCAAATGACTTAAGTAAGTTAGCTTCAGTTTGTGTTCCTTTTAATTTTGACATATAATATCACTCCTAATTCAAAATTTAATCATTTATTATATTATACTATATTTTTATTGCTTTTTAAACGTTTATTGTGATTTTTTCCCTTTTTTCTTTTTTTTAATAAAAGACCACCCCTAATAGACCGATCATAAACTATTAGGAGAGAGTCTTTTTGTTTTCTTCTAACGATTCAATTAAAGCTATTCCTTCATCGGCAAACTTTATTAATTAAATTTATTTAATTAAAGATCTGACTACCCCAGATGGAAACTCCTCCGTTAGATAGGGCAGTAAAAGTCATTACTTCTTTCTCAAGACCTCTATCCCACTGCTTAATAAAAACACCGTGATAAACTTGATCATCTATTATAATATCAAGAGTATAATCTCCAGTAATTTGCCAGCTACCTTGGACAGCACCAGAAATAGATCCATCTGGAAGTAGCTCAATATTTTCGGATAAATTTATATTATCTACACCAGTTTGAATATCCCGACCATGATTTACAAATTGATAATTTCCTATTACATCATCTTCAGTATTTTCTCCTACACTTTCTCCATTATAGCTATGAGGTGTAATAAGAGGCCAGCCTTTTGAATTTACGAGCATCTGGTGTACTCGAAGCTGATGAAGTTCACCATGTCCAGGATAACGAGTATGGAAAACAATATACAATTCGCCTGTCTCTTCATCATAATATGCAGAATTATGACCTGGAGAGCGATAACCAAGATTTGATTCCTGGAAAAGAAAATTACCAATTAATTTTGAACCATAATTTACTGCATCAGCCCAATTACTACTAGTATAATCACGCAAGTCATTTCCTTCTGTATCCAGATATGGACCATCAGGGTTTTCTGAACGTGCTACTCGAATGTTATAGCCTCCATTTGCATCTAATGTACCAAAAGATACAAGTAGATAATAATACCCTGTCTCAGGAAGATATTGAATAAATGGACCTTCCATTGGGGCATGGTAGCCTCCAGCAATTCTCTTACCATATCCAGAGCCCTCTTTTAGATATCCTTTCTCTGCATCCATAGCTATAGGATAACCTGTTTGAGGATCTAACTCCAGCATATGCATTCCGCCAGCATATGAACCATAAAGCATCCATAGATTATCATCAGCATCAAAGAAAACATGTGGGTCAATTACCCCAGGATGAAT is a window of Halanaerobiaceae bacterium ANBcell28 DNA encoding:
- the rho gene encoding transcription termination factor Rho — its product is MNISELEKKTISELHEIAKDFKISGYAQMRKKDLIFALLKKETEKGGNIFAEGVLDIVNSEGYGFLRPSKYVPSADDIYISASQIRRFDLRSGDVVSGQVREPKDSEKYYALLRIEAVNYQNPEIAKKRSYFEDLTPLYPNQRLTLENNSNEIATRLIDLVAPLGKGQRGLIVSPPKAGKTVLLQKIANSIRKNDPQLKLMILLIDERPEEVTDMRRSVDAEVISSTFDEPPENHIQVAELVLRKAKRLVEHKHDVVILLDSITRLARASNVTIPPSGRTLSGGLDPTAMHFPKKFFGAARNIEEGGSLTILATSLVDTGSRMDDVIYEEFKGTGNMEIHLDRQLAERRIYPAIDIQKSGTRREELLLSEKELKTIWKFRQGVASSDRSEIMRSMIKQLRNTDNNQFLLENLNKVFKT
- a CDS encoding class II fructose-1,6-bisphosphate aldolase; this translates as MNLVPMSEILNKANSEGYAVGGFNINNMEFLQGIIWAAEEMKSPLILQTSEGALRYIGMDYVIAMVEAATKNTSVPVALHVDHGSTFDSIMQCIRSGFSSVMIDGSHHPFEENIALTKKVVEAAHAVGVSVEAELGKLGGVEDDVSVDAKDATFTDPAEAEEFVERTGVDALAVAIGTAHGVYAGDPELDFERLQTIKEKIKIPVVLHGASGVPEEDVKKAVSLGVNKVNVNTDFQQAYHAKVKEILDNDPGVYDPRKFCGPGRDAIKAKVIEKIKFLGSNDKA
- a CDS encoding HAD family hydrolase; the encoded protein is MERKNVLLDLDGTLLPIDIDEFLKGYFYLLGKEFSDLWEPDFFIDSLMKATHKMIANNGKNFNMDVFKEAFFQLLEHDDKDIIMDRFEKFYLNKFPTLQSGILVDDLPVRLIATLKEKGYNLVLATNPLFPLIAIEERLRWAKLDIKDFSLITTYENMHYCKPNPEYYLEITKKIQAEPSNCIMIGNDVQEDMIATAELGMKTFLVNDYLIDRKEDEINVDWQGSLEELVEYFS
- a CDS encoding CTP synthase produces the protein MTKYIFVTGGVVSALGKGITAASLGRLLKSRGLKVSIQKFDPYINVDPGTMSPYQHGEVFVTDDGAETDLDLGHYERFIDVNLSQNNNVTTGKIYGSVIRKERKGDYLGATVQVIPHITDEIKDRITRVGRETDADVVITEIGGTVGDIESLPVIEAIRQLKSDMGKGNIFYLHCTLVPYIATAAELKTKPTQHSIKELRSIGIQPDAVVCRSDREIGEDVRSKIALFGDIDKRAVIHAIDVDHIYEVPLSLEKEGLANIVIEKLDLGDKVHKPDLVEWKKMVSKMKSLSQEIRIAIVGKYVELPDAYISINESLKHAGVTNDVNIDIKFIYAEDLEGNIDLSQYFDDVDGILVPGGFGDRGIEGKIRSIEYARINKIPYFGICLGMQSAVIEFARNVLNYKGAHSAEFDENSENPVIDLMPEQKDVEDMGGTMRLGLYPCKMKKDTLSGRAYQEEVIYERHRHRYEFNNEYREEYKKAGMVFSGLSPDEKLVEIVEIPDHPWFVAVQFHPEFKSRPNRPHPLFVGFVKAAKEKCLL
- a CDS encoding DUF1934 domain-containing protein is translated as MKNKVTLFIKSRQEYSADDNELIEYNTEGILYKKREKLYLLYKNKELAEANSRIKVDPLMQEVSIYRDKPQLRQQFIEKESFSSKYYASYGVFDMDIYTDYLSISLGDKNGSIKIVYQIYLNKKYLSKNNLDISWEILKRK
- a CDS encoding DNA-binding response regulator; the protein is MKKVLIIHSTEGNLEEISKGIEEGLENNGYQVDTISTNEKGKVHSFFPYDFVIVGSPSKGFIKGTIAADISSFLKQCKRTAGKNAIAFVTPSGIATNKSLKALMGELEKLGCFVNDFRTIKNRNDAVSFGESL
- the trxA gene encoding thioredoxin, whose protein sequence is MIFMANALSVSDANFEQEVLNSDKPVMVDFWAEWCGPCRMVGPVLEEIANEKEDVKVCKLNVDDNQATASDYGVMSIPTIILFENGEVKKQITGYMPKEQLLSQLGLA
- a CDS encoding aminopeptidase, translated to MSEKAFIEKNAWLNMEDVEHEEIFAFNKEYANFMDVNKTERQCVRSSVEMLEAEGFKDISEFTSLKKGDKVYKINREKGLIAVVIGEKDLIDGVHIVGAHMDSPRIDLKPNPLFEASELAYFDTHYYGGIKKYQWVSIPLAIHGVVVKQDGSKVEISIGDKEDDPIFYISDLLPHLAKDQMQKKMSEGISGEQLNLLIGSIPVEGEEKDSKEKVKNSILNYLDKEYGIDAEDLVSSELQIVPAFKAKDVGFDRGLLAAYGHDDRVCSYTALKAILEIEDPSNTAMALLVDKEEVGSMGSTGMQSRFFENTIAELIDLSNEEYSDLMVRKTIENSKALSADVNAAFDSNYPDVFSKSNSAYLGKGVVITKYTGARGKSGSSEACAEFVAEVRSLFNNAGVIWQIGELGKVDKGGGGTIAQFLANYNMDVLDCGPAVMSMHAPYEVVSKVDVYNTYLAYHVFLEK
- a CDS encoding cytochrome c biogenesis CcdA family protein translates to MNNEISIFLAFTAGILSFFSPCIIPLLPSYLTVLMGDYATTKEKRRLLSSAFLFTAGFSIIFILLGLSASYLGQILLRNLQTFQKISGLIIIVMGAHLAGFIKIKFLYKHKGLEVKNSKSTYIRSFLMGLALAFAWTPCIGPILSSILIYAANQNTVLNGGLLLAFYSLGFALPFLITAYFMDYLLPRLKRINHRLLIIQKIAGILLMILGILIFTNYFQVLVFYYSNFTFGFIA